Proteins from a genomic interval of Kitasatospora kifunensis:
- a CDS encoding LppU/SCO3897 family protein: MTADPACPVDHTALALGARLGQGGQGSIYPVTNQTITVADATWEVVYKEYDPALLPDLDVDALTVMVRLRSELDAADGQWLYERTAWPAAVVQRIGHTSGFLMRAAPDRFHFDYRSLSSTTTRTRRLASLEYLLNDDAYVAGIGLSISDRDRLLVVADLAATLTRLHTLGIAVGDLSPKNLLFSTAPQPECFLIDCDAMQLRGATALPQAETPDWQLPAGEPKATPAGDAYKLALLTIRLFARHQSATDPAALSAISPELAALARAGLDPAPERRPTPSTWRNALLTAAATASATPNPGNPPPSHPLGPSPVPGPPKPKPLSIGARVGAAGVVAVTALVFVLAIVLSHTDSTPSASSSGGGPATTTAPWTLPPWTSPPWTPSTTDPAPPPTSDVPEPSPTPTPPAPPPDPIATAQAGDCLLRSGSAQYSQWASSDCGLGTYQVLKTFAGTTDQSLCDNVPEGTLKVSNTGANRVVCLSYTDQNGAYSAQPGQCVYGKTAAGNWGTLACETGAFTVVGRYIGTEDGTRCGNNQSETFPVQDWPDQSVTLCLTMNYPDDMWHATVNECMVMSGPSGHPRFTAASSCSQANVVFVSRTTQYNDGAWCNGYSWSTWSSSDYPQYAYTACYRLK, from the coding sequence ATGACCGCCGATCCCGCCTGCCCGGTCGACCACACCGCGCTGGCCCTGGGAGCCCGCCTCGGCCAGGGCGGTCAGGGCTCCATCTACCCGGTGACCAATCAGACGATCACCGTGGCCGATGCCACCTGGGAGGTCGTCTACAAGGAGTACGACCCCGCGCTGCTGCCGGACCTCGACGTCGACGCGCTGACCGTCATGGTCCGGCTCCGGAGCGAGCTGGACGCGGCGGACGGCCAGTGGCTGTACGAGAGGACCGCCTGGCCTGCCGCGGTCGTCCAACGGATCGGCCATACCAGCGGCTTCCTGATGCGGGCCGCCCCCGACCGCTTCCACTTCGACTACCGGAGCCTGAGCAGCACCACGACCCGCACCCGGCGGCTCGCCAGCCTGGAGTACCTGCTCAACGACGACGCCTACGTGGCCGGGATCGGCTTGAGCATCAGCGACCGCGACCGGCTGCTGGTGGTCGCCGACCTCGCGGCGACGCTGACCCGGCTGCACACCCTCGGCATCGCGGTCGGCGACCTGTCCCCTAAGAACCTGCTGTTCAGCACGGCCCCGCAGCCCGAGTGCTTCCTCATCGACTGCGACGCCATGCAGCTGCGCGGCGCCACCGCGCTGCCACAGGCCGAGACCCCGGACTGGCAACTGCCCGCCGGTGAACCGAAGGCCACTCCGGCCGGTGACGCCTACAAGCTCGCGCTCCTCACCATCCGCCTCTTCGCCCGCCACCAGAGCGCGACCGACCCCGCCGCGCTCAGCGCGATCAGTCCCGAGCTCGCCGCCCTGGCCCGGGCCGGCCTCGACCCCGCACCGGAGCGGCGGCCCACACCGTCCACTTGGCGGAACGCCCTCCTGACCGCCGCCGCGACGGCCTCCGCCACTCCCAACCCGGGCAATCCGCCGCCAAGTCACCCGCTCGGCCCGTCGCCCGTTCCGGGACCGCCGAAGCCGAAGCCACTCTCGATCGGCGCCAGGGTCGGCGCGGCGGGGGTCGTCGCGGTCACCGCGCTGGTGTTCGTCCTCGCCATCGTCCTCTCCCATACGGACAGCACGCCGAGCGCCTCCAGCAGCGGCGGCGGCCCCGCGACCACCACCGCACCGTGGACCCTACCGCCCTGGACCTCGCCACCGTGGACCCCGTCGACGACCGATCCCGCCCCACCCCCCACCTCGGACGTCCCGGAACCCTCGCCGACCCCGACGCCACCGGCACCGCCGCCCGACCCGATCGCCACCGCGCAGGCGGGCGACTGCCTGCTGCGCAGCGGTTCCGCGCAGTACTCCCAATGGGCCTCCAGCGACTGCGGATTGGGTACCTACCAGGTGCTCAAGACCTTCGCCGGGACCACCGACCAGTCCCTCTGCGACAACGTCCCGGAGGGCACCCTCAAGGTGTCCAACACCGGGGCGAACCGCGTCGTCTGCCTCAGCTACACGGACCAGAACGGCGCCTACTCCGCCCAACCCGGGCAGTGCGTCTACGGGAAGACCGCGGCCGGAAACTGGGGGACCCTCGCGTGTGAGACCGGAGCCTTCACGGTGGTCGGCCGCTACATCGGCACGGAGGACGGCACGCGCTGCGGCAACAACCAGAGCGAGACCTTCCCCGTCCAGGATTGGCCGGATCAGAGCGTGACGCTCTGCCTGACCATGAACTACCCCGACGACATGTGGCACGCCACCGTAAACGAGTGCATGGTGATGAGCGGGCCGAGCGGGCACCCGCGGTTCACGGCTGCCAGCTCCTGCAGCCAGGCGAACGTGGTCTTCGTCAGCCGCACCACACAGTACAACGACGGCGCCTGGTGCAACGGGTACAGCTGGTCCACCTGGTCCTCGTCCGACTATCCCCAATACGCCTACACCGCCTGCTATCGCCTGAAATGA
- a CDS encoding MFS transporter, with protein sequence MGIHQPRLRRQARMTDTTVTSLRRPGLTLGVLAGALALDVSGLGVLNAALPSIGARFHLADTTLQWVMTAYAVTFAGFLLVGGRLADVLGRRRVFEVGVALFAGAALVGALAPDSMVLLGARGVQGIGAALSGPAALALLTEVFPAGPARNRALSVYAAVGAASFSGGVLLGGVLTQFFGWRSVLWFSVLLGCAVLAATHAGLPGSAGHSGRLDLPGAISGTLGLTLFVVGVSSHGATAWSVLCTAGVFLVLFAVREYRTADPVLPLSLFRITSVRAASLAAALQYTGSVGMLFFAPLYLQGMLHYSPFESGLALVPMSASVFFTANFATGRLLARFAPRTLMVVGLVLIGAGAALWLSTPHDGSYVQYVLPGLVLSGIGQGLNFPSMTSAALTGVQAQQHAVAGAVNVVAQQIGASAGVAVMVLIAATSKDQLAGYHLAYLAAAVACVLGAAVIAMRRRA encoded by the coding sequence TTGGGCATTCACCAGCCACGCCTTCGACGGCAGGCGCGCATGACCGATACCACGGTCACGTCGCTGCGCCGGCCGGGGCTGACACTCGGAGTTCTGGCTGGGGCGCTCGCACTGGACGTGAGCGGCCTCGGCGTGCTCAACGCCGCCCTACCGTCCATCGGAGCCCGCTTCCACTTGGCCGACACCACGCTCCAGTGGGTCATGACTGCCTACGCCGTTACGTTCGCCGGCTTCCTCCTGGTGGGCGGCCGACTGGCCGATGTACTCGGACGACGGCGGGTGTTCGAGGTCGGTGTCGCCTTGTTCGCCGGCGCCGCGCTGGTCGGCGCGCTGGCTCCGGACAGCATGGTGCTGCTGGGCGCACGCGGCGTCCAAGGCATCGGCGCCGCCCTGTCGGGGCCAGCCGCGCTGGCTCTGCTCACCGAGGTGTTTCCGGCCGGTCCGGCGCGCAACCGAGCACTCAGTGTGTACGCGGCGGTCGGCGCCGCGAGCTTCAGCGGCGGGGTACTGCTGGGCGGCGTACTGACCCAGTTCTTCGGCTGGCGTTCGGTGCTGTGGTTCTCGGTGTTGCTGGGATGCGCCGTGCTGGCCGCGACGCACGCCGGACTGCCTGGCAGCGCCGGGCACAGCGGTCGGCTGGACCTGCCCGGCGCGATATCGGGCACACTCGGCCTCACCCTGTTCGTCGTCGGCGTGAGCAGTCACGGCGCGACGGCGTGGAGCGTACTCTGCACCGCGGGGGTCTTCCTGGTGCTGTTCGCGGTGCGTGAATACCGCACCGCCGACCCGGTGCTTCCGCTCAGCCTCTTCCGGATCACTTCGGTACGGGCCGCGAGTCTGGCGGCGGCCCTCCAGTACACGGGATCGGTCGGGATGCTGTTCTTCGCGCCGCTGTACCTGCAGGGGATGCTGCACTACTCTCCCTTCGAGTCCGGTCTTGCACTGGTACCGATGTCTGCGTCCGTGTTCTTCACCGCCAACTTCGCCACCGGACGTCTGCTGGCCAGATTCGCTCCGCGCACGCTGATGGTCGTCGGCCTCGTCCTGATCGGTGCGGGTGCCGCGCTGTGGCTGAGCACGCCGCACGACGGCAGCTATGTGCAGTACGTGCTGCCCGGTTTGGTGCTCAGCGGAATCGGCCAGGGGCTGAACTTTCCCTCGATGACGTCCGCCGCGCTCACTGGTGTCCAAGCGCAGCAGCACGCCGTGGCCGGGGCGGTGAACGTCGTGGCGCAGCAGATCGGCGCAAGTGCAGGAGTGGCGGTGATGGTTCTGATCGCGGCGACCAGCAAGGACCAGCTCGCCGGCTACCATCTCGCCTACCTTGCCGCTGCCGTCGCGTGTGTGCTGGGTGCGGCGGTCATCGCCATGAGACGGCGGGCTTGA
- a CDS encoding integrase core domain-containing protein yields MLLRLAYLTVTNVFAALRLLPMSDREKDVEILALRHQLTVLERQLGVDRVKFAPEDRALIAAFLAPLPREMLRRLRLLVQPDTVLRWHRDLMKQCHARSCQPKRPGRPRTVRSIRVLILRLVRENPAWGYRRVHGELATLGIKVAASTVWEILKAEGIDPAPDRSATTWAGFLRSQADALLACDFIETVTLTGQRQYILAVIEQATRRIRILGTTAHPTAHWVSQAARNLAMDLEDAGATVSYMIRDRDAKFPALFDQILGDAGIKVVLSGIRVPRMNSVMERWVQTCRHELLDRTLIWNERHLRHALREFEYHHNGHRPHQAMHQAAPLRAVPEPITDPGRMSRLDIRRHDRLGGVIHEYQHSA; encoded by the coding sequence GTGTTGCTTCGTCTGGCATACCTGACTGTCACCAACGTGTTCGCCGCCCTGCGACTGCTGCCGATGAGCGATCGCGAGAAGGATGTGGAGATCCTCGCCCTGCGTCATCAGCTCACCGTCCTTGAACGGCAGCTCGGAGTGGACAGAGTGAAGTTCGCTCCGGAGGACCGCGCTTTGATCGCCGCGTTCCTTGCCCCGCTGCCACGCGAGATGTTGCGCCGCCTGCGGCTGCTGGTGCAACCGGACACGGTGCTGCGTTGGCACCGCGACCTGATGAAGCAGTGTCACGCCCGCTCCTGCCAGCCGAAGCGACCAGGTCGCCCGCGTACCGTCCGCTCGATCCGGGTTCTGATCCTGCGTCTGGTTCGTGAGAACCCGGCGTGGGGGTACCGGCGTGTGCATGGTGAACTCGCCACGCTCGGCATCAAGGTCGCAGCGTCCACCGTCTGGGAGATCCTCAAAGCCGAAGGGATCGACCCCGCGCCCGATCGCAGCGCCACCACCTGGGCCGGCTTCCTGCGATCCCAGGCCGATGCACTTCTGGCGTGCGACTTCATCGAGACCGTCACACTGACCGGCCAGCGCCAGTACATCCTCGCGGTCATCGAACAGGCCACCCGCCGAATCCGCATCCTGGGCACCACCGCGCATCCCACCGCCCACTGGGTCAGCCAGGCCGCCCGAAACCTGGCCATGGACCTCGAGGACGCCGGAGCCACCGTCAGCTACATGATCCGAGACCGGGACGCGAAGTTCCCGGCCCTCTTCGACCAGATCCTGGGCGACGCCGGCATCAAGGTCGTGCTCTCCGGCATCCGTGTACCGCGGATGAACTCCGTCATGGAGCGCTGGGTGCAGACCTGCCGCCATGAGCTGCTGGATCGGACCTTGATCTGGAACGAGCGCCACCTGCGGCACGCGCTGCGTGAGTTCGAGTACCACCACAACGGGCACCGGCCCCATCAGGCCATGCACCAGGCGGCGCCCCTGCGCGCGGTCCCCGAGCCGATCACTGATCCCGGACGAATGTCGCGCCTGGATATACGCCGTCACGACCGGCTCGGCGGAGTGATCCACGAGTACCAACATTCCGCTTGA
- a CDS encoding type I polyketide synthase, with protein sequence MPPNRGARDLRAVTDFLISRVVELLDVSKDAVDRWTPMHQYGLDSAKSVALAASLSEFLDWRVPITWMWQYPTVDALSRALVDGPRGAEPVPTIDRRAASHEPVAVVGIGCRFPGGPDPSSFWRLLVEGGDAVGPVPAQRRELMGNAVRWGGFIDGIDQFDPLFFGISPREAVQMDPQQRLVLELAWEALEDAGIAPHSLVGSDTGVFMASCWGDYAALAHYRGPDSQITPHTATGMHDGIIANRVSYILGLQGPSMAIDAACAGSLVSVHVGCQSIWLGESDLVLAGGVNLSFVSDYYTAMDQMGALAPDGRCKSFDARADGYVRGEGAGVVVLAPLSVALERDLPVYCLIKGSSSNNDGLSNGMTAPNPQAQEKMLRAAYRRAGIAPHLVDYIECHGSATPLGDPIEANAIGAVLGGDRPEPLRLGSVKSNVGHLEAAAGIVGLVKLAMSMRNGVLPPSLHYSAPNPQIMFDEYNLTVQDRLTPWPRRSDARRGGVSSFGFGGAICHLAVEELPRPESALLLLAADSRQALVERALALRDENDLRALCGRTPGDGPFRLAAAARDMAELRTQLYAFATGATAAGLSVGEKTERRPRVAFLFSGNGSQWVGMGRQLLAGMPVFRRSMMKSDKRMRELLGFSLVDQLLDPDGRIDDMDVFQPLLFSLQVALAEAWRSLGVEPDVIVGQSVGEFAASHIAGALDFEDASRLAAHHGRLLQQLAVGRGEGIVVMTAADEVERHLTGQLTVSGRNGLNSTLVTGTPQEIDDLVQRLTEEGVTNHRVRMGHAPHSSLVDHVLAPLKVELDGIKPRTTRIPMISTVTGELVDGAELGPDYWAANLRQEIRVVDALTALRDHDIDAVIELSPHPVLLKSVSEILPRAATLPSLRRGADEASTLLGSLGALYTAGLPVSAHPFLAGDRGRHVTPSRSDVAADEQLHLVPVTARTAGALTDTCRELSNHIERDAGLRVSDLAYTLAARRTHHNHRITLFARNRQDVLDGLARIAAGQSHPDVVTGTVSGSVDRRVALVFSGGGTQWVGMGRELLRSHAGFRAWMNACDAAVRAAGGCSVLDQLAAPADEARYEEMDFQQPVLFAVQVSLAKVWLELGIQPTAVVGHSLGEVAAACVAGALSLDDAARVVVARSYLLEREAAAGAMISVDLPQEELLPRLAPYAEHAAIAVVNSPTSAAVSGSPEAVDALEVDLKRDGISTRRIRVERPVHSPGMDPLIQPLRESIEGITPLTHSIDFYSTALADTVNPVADVDYWVHNLRNQVRFAETIGALVDQGVGTFIEIGPHETLSGAVEETALTRGAQVHAINSLRREESDVRCLLGAVASLYVRGVPLTFDSLFADDVEVVETPLVQWQKDRYWIDTEPRRALASAPSVETVAVAVAEAGAVENQSTQNQSVADRPVAEVVLAELADALGVPVSRFDANAGLRDFGLDSMLAIRLVNRMQSLFGHRVSPVVFLDGRTISEVVGHVVEIIGGPAAPAAAPRAPVAAARPAPAPAPKVEPDWAFLEDLSAMDAEELLDELDARGLLEATDAPALDQLRADGLGFELASASHGQASLWFMQMVAPDAVPYNFMVAARIRTAVDEKALDRAVRAVMGRHPALRTLFVEAGGKPYQVILDEPVYEFVVVDSSGLDDEEAREELACYGHQPLDLDNGPLVRIVLMTRGSADHYLLVLVHHIASDAASADVMIRELQEYYKGADPADSAPVAPYTEFVEWERQWLTGPAAGAALDWWSEKLADPPAHLDLSAKERPAGFTYEGRDLAFRWSAEETRLLREFAVREGVSISTVVLAGFFATLNRAVGTEDSVLATAIAQRAEPGWESAIGYYLNTVLVRARPAGDRSFRDLLREVHTFSLGLLEHMNYPLDLLASQLKPPRAEGRSPWFDVVVNWLSSDAFPRSVKLFHGIGDTLTPDGALPLEPLQVRRHLAKFDLEISMADIDGEVAGHVQFKPSYLERQTVTALLALYRTVLFDSIAQPDLALGDIAPTSLPEETDR encoded by the coding sequence ATGCCCCCAAATCGCGGCGCGCGTGATTTACGTGCCGTAACAGACTTCCTGATTTCTCGCGTCGTCGAGCTGCTCGACGTATCCAAAGACGCTGTGGATCGGTGGACGCCGATGCACCAGTACGGACTGGACTCGGCGAAGTCGGTGGCTCTCGCCGCCTCGTTGTCGGAATTCCTCGACTGGCGGGTTCCGATCACCTGGATGTGGCAGTACCCGACCGTTGACGCGCTGTCCCGTGCGCTCGTCGATGGTCCACGGGGCGCCGAGCCCGTCCCGACCATCGACCGCCGTGCGGCATCACATGAGCCCGTCGCGGTCGTCGGCATCGGCTGCCGGTTCCCGGGAGGACCGGACCCGTCCTCGTTCTGGCGGCTGCTGGTCGAGGGCGGCGACGCCGTTGGGCCGGTCCCGGCCCAACGGCGCGAGCTCATGGGCAACGCAGTGCGCTGGGGCGGGTTCATCGACGGCATCGACCAGTTCGATCCGCTGTTCTTCGGCATCTCACCCCGCGAAGCCGTCCAGATGGACCCGCAACAGCGCCTGGTGCTGGAGCTGGCTTGGGAGGCGCTTGAGGACGCGGGTATCGCACCCCACAGCCTGGTCGGCAGCGACACCGGCGTGTTCATGGCCTCCTGCTGGGGTGACTACGCCGCTCTGGCGCACTACCGCGGCCCTGACAGCCAGATCACCCCGCACACCGCGACCGGCATGCATGACGGCATCATCGCCAACCGCGTCTCCTACATCCTCGGCCTGCAGGGCCCGAGCATGGCGATCGACGCGGCCTGCGCCGGATCGCTGGTCTCGGTGCACGTGGGATGCCAGTCGATCTGGCTGGGTGAGAGCGACCTGGTGCTGGCCGGTGGCGTGAACCTGAGCTTCGTCTCCGACTACTACACCGCCATGGACCAGATGGGCGCGCTCGCCCCCGACGGCCGCTGCAAGTCGTTCGACGCCCGCGCCGACGGCTACGTCCGCGGTGAGGGCGCCGGCGTCGTCGTGCTCGCCCCTTTGAGCGTGGCGCTCGAGCGCGATCTGCCGGTGTACTGCCTGATCAAGGGCAGCTCCTCCAACAACGACGGTCTGAGCAACGGCATGACGGCGCCCAACCCCCAGGCGCAGGAGAAGATGCTCCGTGCCGCGTACCGACGGGCGGGCATCGCACCGCACCTCGTGGACTACATCGAGTGCCACGGCTCCGCGACGCCCCTCGGCGACCCGATCGAGGCCAACGCGATCGGCGCGGTCCTGGGCGGCGACCGCCCGGAGCCGCTGCGGCTCGGTTCCGTCAAGTCCAACGTCGGGCACCTGGAGGCGGCCGCTGGCATCGTCGGCCTGGTCAAACTCGCGATGTCGATGCGCAACGGCGTGCTGCCGCCGAGCCTGCACTACAGCGCGCCGAACCCGCAGATCATGTTCGACGAGTACAACCTCACCGTCCAGGACCGGCTGACGCCGTGGCCGAGGCGATCCGATGCCCGCCGGGGAGGCGTCAGCTCTTTCGGATTCGGCGGCGCGATCTGTCACCTCGCCGTCGAGGAACTGCCACGCCCCGAGAGCGCGCTCCTCCTGCTGGCCGCGGACTCCCGGCAGGCGCTGGTCGAGCGGGCCCTGGCGCTGCGTGACGAGAACGACCTGCGCGCGCTCTGCGGCCGGACGCCCGGCGACGGCCCCTTCCGGCTCGCGGCCGCCGCCCGCGACATGGCCGAACTCAGGACCCAGCTCTACGCCTTCGCCACCGGTGCGACGGCCGCCGGGCTGAGCGTCGGGGAGAAGACCGAACGCAGGCCGCGGGTGGCGTTCCTGTTCTCGGGCAACGGCTCGCAGTGGGTGGGCATGGGCAGGCAACTGCTCGCCGGCATGCCAGTGTTCCGCCGGTCCATGATGAAGTCCGACAAGCGGATGAGGGAGCTGCTGGGCTTCTCACTCGTCGACCAACTGCTGGACCCCGACGGTCGCATCGACGACATGGACGTCTTCCAACCGCTGCTGTTCTCCCTACAAGTCGCTCTGGCCGAAGCCTGGCGCTCGCTGGGCGTGGAGCCGGACGTCATCGTGGGACAGAGCGTCGGTGAGTTCGCCGCCTCGCACATCGCCGGTGCACTCGACTTCGAGGACGCCTCTCGGCTGGCCGCCCACCACGGTCGGCTCCTCCAGCAACTGGCCGTGGGACGCGGCGAGGGCATCGTGGTCATGACCGCCGCAGACGAGGTCGAGCGACATCTGACCGGCCAGCTCACCGTCTCCGGCCGCAACGGACTGAACTCCACCCTGGTCACCGGCACGCCACAGGAGATCGATGACCTCGTCCAGCGGCTGACTGAAGAGGGCGTCACGAACCACCGGGTGCGGATGGGCCACGCCCCGCACTCCTCGCTGGTCGACCACGTCCTCGCCCCGCTGAAGGTCGAACTCGACGGCATCAAGCCCCGGACCACCCGCATCCCGATGATCTCGACGGTCACCGGCGAACTCGTCGACGGCGCGGAGCTCGGGCCGGACTACTGGGCAGCCAACCTGCGCCAGGAGATCCGGGTGGTCGACGCCCTGACGGCCCTGCGCGACCACGACATCGACGCGGTGATCGAACTCAGCCCGCACCCCGTCCTGCTCAAGTCGGTGTCGGAGATCCTGCCGAGGGCGGCCACCCTGCCCTCGCTCCGGCGCGGTGCCGACGAAGCCTCGACCCTGCTCGGCTCGCTCGGCGCCCTGTACACCGCCGGACTTCCCGTCTCGGCTCATCCCTTCCTCGCAGGCGACCGGGGACGTCACGTCACGCCGAGCCGCAGCGACGTCGCGGCCGACGAGCAACTGCACCTCGTACCCGTCACGGCACGAACGGCGGGCGCGCTGACCGACACCTGCCGCGAGCTGTCCAACCACATCGAACGCGATGCGGGCCTGCGGGTCAGCGACCTCGCCTACACGCTCGCCGCCAGGCGTACCCACCACAACCACCGGATAACGCTGTTCGCCCGCAACCGGCAGGACGTCCTGGACGGACTCGCCCGGATCGCCGCCGGCCAGTCGCACCCTGACGTCGTCACGGGCACGGTCTCCGGCAGCGTCGACCGGCGGGTGGCGCTGGTGTTCTCCGGCGGCGGCACCCAATGGGTCGGTATGGGCCGCGAGCTGCTGCGCTCGCACGCCGGCTTCCGTGCGTGGATGAACGCCTGCGACGCCGCCGTGCGGGCGGCCGGCGGCTGCTCGGTACTCGACCAGCTCGCCGCCCCGGCCGACGAGGCCAGGTACGAGGAAATGGACTTCCAGCAGCCTGTGCTGTTCGCCGTGCAGGTCTCGCTGGCGAAGGTCTGGCTCGAACTCGGCATCCAGCCGACCGCCGTTGTCGGGCACAGCCTGGGCGAGGTCGCGGCCGCCTGCGTCGCCGGCGCGCTGTCGTTGGACGACGCCGCCCGCGTCGTGGTCGCCCGGTCGTACCTGCTCGAGCGCGAGGCTGCCGCAGGCGCCATGATCTCGGTCGACCTGCCGCAGGAGGAGCTGCTGCCGCGGCTCGCCCCCTACGCCGAGCACGCGGCCATCGCGGTGGTCAACAGCCCCACCAGCGCGGCGGTCTCCGGCTCGCCCGAAGCCGTCGACGCCCTGGAGGTCGACCTCAAGCGGGACGGGATCTCGACCAGGAGGATCCGGGTCGAACGGCCGGTGCACAGCCCCGGCATGGACCCGCTGATCCAGCCGCTGCGCGAGAGCATCGAGGGCATCACCCCGCTGACACACAGCATCGACTTCTACTCCACAGCCCTGGCCGACACGGTGAACCCGGTCGCCGATGTCGACTACTGGGTGCACAACCTGCGCAACCAGGTCCGGTTCGCCGAGACGATCGGCGCGCTGGTCGACCAGGGCGTCGGCACCTTCATCGAGATCGGCCCGCACGAGACGCTGAGCGGCGCGGTCGAGGAGACCGCGCTGACCCGTGGTGCGCAGGTGCACGCGATCAACTCCCTGCGGCGCGAGGAAAGTGACGTCCGCTGCCTGCTGGGCGCCGTCGCATCCCTGTACGTCAGGGGCGTCCCGCTGACCTTCGACTCGCTGTTCGCCGACGACGTCGAGGTCGTTGAAACCCCGCTCGTCCAGTGGCAGAAGGACCGCTACTGGATCGACACCGAGCCTCGCCGCGCACTCGCGTCGGCCCCGTCCGTCGAGACCGTGGCCGTGGCCGTGGCCGAGGCCGGTGCGGTGGAGAACCAGTCGACGCAGAACCAGTCGGTGGCGGACCGGCCGGTGGCGGAAGTCGTCCTCGCCGAACTCGCCGACGCGCTGGGCGTGCCGGTGAGCAGATTCGACGCAAACGCCGGTCTGCGCGACTTCGGCCTCGACTCGATGCTGGCGATCCGCCTCGTCAACAGGATGCAGTCGCTGTTCGGGCACCGGGTGTCGCCGGTGGTGTTCTTGGACGGCCGGACCATCTCGGAGGTCGTCGGCCACGTCGTCGAGATCATCGGTGGACCGGCCGCGCCCGCGGCGGCACCGCGCGCACCGGTAGCGGCGGCACGGCCCGCACCGGCCCCGGCCCCCAAGGTCGAGCCGGACTGGGCGTTCCTGGAGGACCTGTCCGCAATGGACGCAGAGGAGCTGCTGGACGAACTGGACGCGCGCGGGTTGCTGGAGGCCACCGACGCACCGGCGCTGGACCAGTTGCGCGCCGACGGTCTCGGTTTCGAACTGGCGTCGGCGTCGCACGGCCAGGCCTCGTTGTGGTTCATGCAGATGGTCGCGCCGGACGCCGTGCCCTACAACTTCATGGTGGCCGCCCGGATCCGGACCGCGGTCGACGAGAAGGCGCTTGATCGCGCCGTACGGGCCGTGATGGGGCGGCATCCCGCGCTGCGCACCCTCTTCGTCGAGGCAGGCGGCAAGCCGTACCAGGTCATCCTGGACGAACCGGTGTACGAGTTCGTCGTGGTGGACAGCTCCGGCCTGGACGACGAAGAGGCCCGCGAGGAACTGGCCTGCTACGGGCACCAGCCGCTCGACTTGGACAACGGGCCGCTCGTGCGGATCGTCCTCATGACGCGTGGGTCGGCGGACCACTACCTGCTGGTGCTCGTCCACCACATCGCCTCGGACGCGGCGTCGGCCGACGTCATGATCCGCGAACTCCAGGAGTACTACAAGGGAGCCGACCCCGCCGACAGCGCGCCGGTCGCCCCGTACACGGAGTTCGTCGAGTGGGAGCGGCAGTGGCTGACCGGACCGGCGGCCGGGGCGGCATTGGACTGGTGGTCCGAGAAGCTGGCCGACCCGCCCGCCCACCTCGACCTGTCCGCCAAGGAGCGGCCGGCGGGCTTCACTTACGAGGGCCGCGACCTCGCGTTCCGCTGGAGCGCCGAAGAGACGCGCCTGCTGCGGGAATTCGCGGTGCGCGAAGGCGTGTCGATCAGCACCGTGGTGCTGGCCGGGTTCTTCGCCACGCTCAACCGCGCGGTCGGAACCGAGGATTCGGTGCTGGCCACCGCCATCGCCCAACGGGCCGAACCCGGCTGGGAATCCGCCATCGGCTACTACCTCAACACCGTGCTGGTCCGTGCGAGGCCTGCCGGCGACCGCAGCTTCCGCGACCTGCTGCGCGAGGTCCACACCTTCTCGCTCGGCCTCCTGGAGCACATGAACTACCCCCTCGACCTGCTGGCGTCCCAGCTGAAGCCGCCGCGAGCCGAAGGCCGCTCCCCGTGGTTCGACGTGGTGGTCAACTGGCTGTCCTCGGACGCGTTCCCCCGGTCCGTCAAGCTCTTCCACGGTATCGGCGACACCCTCACGCCCGACGGCGCGCTGCCGCTCGAACCGCTCCAAGTGCGCAGGCACCTCGCCAAGTTCGACCTCGAGATCTCGATGGCCGACATCGACGGCGAGGTGGCCGGCCACGTCCAGTTCAAACCGAGCTACCTGGAAAGGCAGACCGTGACAGCACTGCTCGCGCTGTACCGCACCGTGCTCTTCGACTCGATCGCCCAACCCGACCTGGCCCTGGGAGACATCGCACCGACCAGCCTCCCCGAGGAGACGGACCGGTGA